The Deltaproteobacteria bacterium genomic sequence GATGTGGTCCTGCACATGGCCACTCTGGGCGGGGCAAAGGTTTTGGGTCTGGACAAGGAGATCGGTTCTCTAGAAGTGGGCAAAAAAGCGGATATTATCATCCTGGATTTAAATCGCCCTCATCTCCAGCCCATTTACAACATCACTTCGCAGCTGGTCTATTCGGCCACGGGTGCGGATGTGCGCGATGTGATCATCGACGGCCAACTGATCATGCAAGACCGCAAACTCCTCACCCTCGACGAAGAAAATATCATCAAAAAAATGCAAGAAATCAAGGGAAAGATCCTGCAAAGGGTTTCTCATTGAATCAAGGTACTCCGGCCGATATTCTCATCAAGGACACAAGCCTCCTTCCATTTCCAAATTCCTTTCATTTCATCCCCCAAGGCTGGCTGGCAATAAAAGAAAGCCGAATCATGGAGATAGGTCACGGGGAAGCCCCTTCCATTCCTGCCGGCTTATATCTTGACGGCCGAGACTGCCTGGTCATGCCTGGACTGGTGAACGCCCACACCCACGCCGCTATGGCCCTCTTCCGGGGGCTGGCCGATGACCTTCCGTTAAAAGTCTGGCTGGAAGAACATATCTTTCCTGCCGAAGGAAGATGGGTGGATTCAGATTTCGTCTACTGGGGAACGCTCCTGGCCTGCGCGGAAATGATTCGCTCTGGAACTACCACTTTTGCCGACGGATATTTTTTCGAAGAACAGGTAGCCCGGGCAGTGCAACAGGCTGGACTGCGGGCAATCTTGGGCCAAGGAATTCTGGATTTTCCCACTCCGGACTCTCCTTCCCCGGCCGAATCCTTAAAGAAGGCTGAAGATTTCCTCCAGCACTACAGTACCTCTTCCCTCATTCATCCTGCCCTGTTCCCCCATTCTGTGTACACCTCTTCTCCCGGGCTTTTGGGGCAGTGTCAGGATTTGGCGGATCGGTATGGAGTTCCCATGATCATCCATCTGGCCGAGACCCGCAGCGAAGTTGAAGAAATTTCTCAAAAATATGGCAAAAGACCAGTAAATCATATGGAAAGTTTAGGACTTTTATCCCCATCCCTGATCGCCTGCCACTGCGTCTGGCTGACCGAAGCCGAAATGGACCTCCTGGCCCGCCGGGGAGTAAAGGTCGTCCATAACCCCGAATCCAACATGAAGCTGGCTTCCGGGGTTGCTCCTATCCCGGAACTCCTGGCCAAAGGAGTTACGGTGGGACTGGGGACGGATGGCTGCGCCAGCAACAACAACCTGGACCTCTTTCAGGAAATGGACTCGGCGGCCAAGCTGCACAAAGTGCACCGGCTGGACCCCACGGTGATGCCATCCGATGTGGTCCTGCACATGGCCACTCTGGGCGGGGCAAAGGTTTTGGGTCTGGACAAGGAGATCGGTTCTCTAGAAGTGGGCAAAAAAGCGGATATTATCATCCTGGATTTAAATCGCCCTCATCTCCAGCCTATCTACAACATCACTTCGCATCTGGTCTATTCGGCCACGGGTGCGGATGTGCGCGATGTGATCATCGACGGCAGAATTATCATGCGGGATCGGAAACTGCTAACCCTCGACGAAAATGAAATCCTCCGCAAAGCTCAAGAGTGGAAAAAAAAGATAATCCTGTAAGCTTTTCACTGAAGCGGGATGAAGCAATCCCAAAATAGAATGAGATTGCCACGCCCTTGGGTCCCTAAGGAACTTCATCCCC encodes the following:
- a CDS encoding amidohydrolase yields the protein MEIGHGEAPSIPAGLYLDGRDCLVMPGLVNAHTHAAMALFRGLADDLPLKVWLEEHIFPAEGRWVDSDFVYWGTLLACAEMIRSGTTTFADGYFFEEQVARAVQQAGLRAILGQGILDFPTPDSPSPAESLKKAEDFLQHYSTSSLIHPALFPHSVYTSSPGLLGQCQDLADRYGVPMIIHLAETRSEVEEISQKYGKRPVNHMESLGLLSPSLIACHCVWLTEAEMDLLARRGVKVVHNPESNMKLASGVAPIPELLAKGVTVGLGTDGCASNNNLDLFQEMDSAAKLHKVHRLDPTVMPSDVVLHMATLGGAKVLGLDKEIGSLEVGKKADIIILDLNRPHLQPIYNITSHLVYSATGADVRDVIIDGRIIMRDRKLLTLDENEILRKAQEWKKKIIL
- a CDS encoding amidohydrolase family protein, which produces DVVLHMATLGGAKVLGLDKEIGSLEVGKKADIIILDLNRPHLQPIYNITSQLVYSATGADVRDVIIDGQLIMQDRKLLTLDEENIIKKMQEIKGKILQRVSH